Proteins from a single region of Tachysurus vachellii isolate PV-2020 chromosome 15, HZAU_Pvac_v1, whole genome shotgun sequence:
- the LOC132857638 gene encoding testis-expressed protein 26-like — translation MANSDGRKWDPYETSQKRDFVSRPSTPVPVLRPTTSRAYRNSYALDGSIGVTAYSKDFCWKTPSKPECVRTGTASGNRRNNPHPSQGFMVWRLPPGLKLCENPPPEDEVKNALSAQYKSTYRNDFLGFPQGIMMKRRALNPVKHISEVPQSIQTEMRYNYRKPVQRPEFQGNISHREATKGIVPAVVPRHIHTQESMKTTYDRHFCGKSTDFASVLRSLQPEELQHFYKHLPEKEKMVLQTLLKKTPSPSGQGKKIIEPVALTQPPAVLDRISVWPGPL, via the exons ATGGCCAACAGCG atgGCAGAAAATGGGACCCGTATGAGACCTCACAGAAAAGGGATTTTGTAAGCAGACCCAGTACACCGGTTCCAGTTTTACG GCCAACTACCTCCAGGGCCTATAGAAATTCATATGCTTTGGATGGATCCATTGGTGTAACTGCATATAGCAAAGACTTTTGCTGGAAAACTCCATCTAAGCCTGAGTGTGTCCGGACTGGGACAGCCTCTGGCAACAGGAGAAACAACCCACACCCAAGCcag GGTTTTATGGTATGGAGGCTTCCCCCCGGATTGAAGCTTTGTGAAAACCCCCCACCAGAGGATGAAGTCAAAAACGCTCTGTCTGCTCAGTACAAGTCAACATACAGAAATGACTTTTTGGGCTTCCCTCAAG GCATCATGATGAAACGTAGAGCCCTAAATCCTGTTAAGCACATTTCAGAAGTTCCCCAGAGCATCCAGACTGAGATGAGATATAACTATCGTAAGCCCGTTCAGAGACCTGAATTTCAGGGAAATATATCCCACCGTGAGGCAACAAAGGGGATAG tCCCTGCAGTAGTTCCAAGGCATATCCACACCCAGGAAAGCATGAAGACTACCTACGACAGGCATTTCTGTGGCAAATCCACAGACTTTGCTTCAGTGCTCAGATCTCTCCAGCCTGAGGAACTCCAGCACTTCTACAAACATTTACCTGAAAAGG AAAAAATGGTGTTGCAAACACTTTTGAAGAAAACCCCAAGTCCCTCTGGTcaaggaaagaaaataattgaGCCAGTGGCACTCACGCAACCTCCTGCAGTGCTAGACAGGATATCCGTCTGGCCTGGGCCTCTGTGA
- the hmgb1b gene encoding high mobility group protein B1b — MVKDPRKPRGKMSSYAYFVQTCREEHKKKHPDASVNFSEFSKKCSERWKTMSPKEKSKFEDMAKQDKVRYEREMKNYIPPKGEKKKRFKDPNAPKRPPSAFFIFCGDYRPKIKGENPGLSIGDIAKKLGEMWNSSSAEVKQPYEKKAAKLKEKYDKDIAAYRTKGIAGLSKSDPGDDDDEEEDEEEDDDDEDDDDE; from the exons ATGGTGAAGGATCCAAGGAAGCCCAGAGGAAAAATGTCCTCTTATGCTTATTTTGTGCAAACCTGTCGTGAGGAGCACAAGAAAAAGCACCCAGATGCTTCGGTCAACTTCTCCGAATTTTCCAAGAAGTGTTCAGAGCGATGGAAG ACAATGTCACCCAAGGAGAAGAGCAAGTTTGAAGATATGGCAAAGCAGGATAAGGTCCGTtatgagagagaaatgaagaacTACATCCCTCCCAAGGGGGAGAAGAAGAAGCGGTTTAAGGACCCTAATGCCCCCAAGAGACCTCC GTCAGCATTCTTCATTTTCTGTGGCGACTATCGGCCCAAGATCAAGGGGGAGAATCCGGGCTTGTCTATTGGTGATATAGCCAAGAAGCTTGGAGAGATGTGGAACAGCTCCTCAGCAGAGGTGAAGCAGCCTTATGAGAAGAAAGCAGCCAAGCTGAAGGAGAAGTATGATAAG GACATCGCGGCATACCGCACAAAGGGTATCGCAGGACTGTCCAAGTCAGATCCGGGTGATGATGACGAcgaggaagaggatgaggaagaggatgacGACGACGAGGATGATGACGATGAGTAG